One Phreatobacter oligotrophus DNA segment encodes these proteins:
- a CDS encoding GDP-L-fucose synthase family protein, whose product MNKDSKIFVAGHRGMVGSAIVRGLVRHGYGNIATRTRSELPLDDMAAVDAFFQREQPEYVFLAAAKVGGIVANATMGADFIRENLLIQNNVIHAAWANGARKLMFLGSSCIYPRLAAQPVSEDALLTGPLEETNLPYAVAKIAGKVMCDAYRKQYGFDAFTVMPSNVYGQGDNFHPEHSHVVAGMMRRFHEAKHAGSEEVVVWGTGSPMRELIDADDLADACIFLMERWTDGGMVNAGSSQEISIRDLAHLLADIVGFKGRIVFDTQRPDGTPRKIMDNRRIEQLGWKPSTSIEAGLRHMYAWWLSTMPTPA is encoded by the coding sequence ATGAACAAGGACTCAAAGATTTTCGTCGCCGGTCATCGCGGTATGGTCGGATCGGCTATCGTGAGAGGCCTCGTGCGGCATGGCTATGGAAACATCGCAACGCGCACACGGTCTGAGTTGCCCTTGGACGATATGGCCGCGGTGGACGCCTTTTTTCAGCGTGAGCAGCCAGAGTATGTCTTCCTTGCTGCGGCCAAAGTCGGCGGCATTGTAGCTAATGCCACAATGGGAGCCGACTTCATTCGCGAAAACCTTTTGATCCAGAACAACGTGATCCACGCCGCATGGGCGAATGGCGCACGCAAGCTGATGTTCCTGGGATCAAGTTGTATCTATCCACGCCTTGCGGCCCAACCGGTGAGCGAAGACGCTCTACTGACGGGACCGTTGGAGGAAACAAATTTACCTTATGCGGTTGCCAAAATCGCCGGCAAAGTGATGTGCGATGCGTATCGCAAACAGTACGGCTTCGACGCGTTCACGGTCATGCCGTCAAACGTATATGGGCAAGGCGACAACTTTCATCCTGAACATAGCCACGTGGTTGCGGGGATGATGCGACGTTTTCACGAAGCGAAACATGCCGGCAGCGAAGAGGTCGTTGTTTGGGGCACTGGCAGTCCAATGCGCGAATTGATCGACGCTGACGATCTGGCTGACGCATGTATCTTCCTGATGGAACGCTGGACCGACGGCGGTATGGTCAACGCAGGATCTTCCCAAGAGATTTCGATCCGCGACCTCGCTCATTTGCTTGCGGATATTGTCGGTTTCAAAGGGCGTATCGTTTTCGATACCCAGCGTCCCGACGGAACGCCGCGCAAGATCATGGATAACCGGCGTATCGAGCAACTGGGCTGGAAACCGTCAACGAGCATCGAGGCTGGTCTCAGGCACATGTATGCTTGGTGGCTTTCGACCATGCCGACGCCCGCCTGA
- a CDS encoding NAD-dependent epimerase/dehydratase family protein produces the protein MKKIAVTGGGGFIGAYLVKRLVRDGWSVSVIDSMIRGDASRFAEVSDDVRLHSIDVRDEDAVTAAITGCDVVMHLAAINGTENFYKRPELVLDVGIRGAIAVVNACRRAGVFDLVVASTAEVYQTPAVVPTPETVALTLPDSLNPRYSYGGSKIASELIAFNYAQEHFRKVQVFRPHNIYGPDMGWKHVVPQFILRAAESTPSDNQAVIPFEIQGDGSETRAFCYVEDAVDGILKMYSNGEHREIYHIGNDQEVSIRGLVETLGSVMGLSLAIRPSPAPQGGTPRRCPDISKMRKLGYSPAVDLAEGLRRTCEWYLAHRDVAAPNDLM, from the coding sequence TTGAAAAAGATTGCGGTCACTGGCGGCGGGGGCTTCATAGGCGCCTATCTGGTGAAGCGCCTCGTTCGGGACGGCTGGTCTGTCAGTGTCATAGACTCGATGATACGCGGCGACGCTAGTCGCTTCGCCGAGGTATCAGACGACGTGCGCCTCCACTCCATCGATGTACGCGACGAAGACGCCGTCACAGCCGCGATCACCGGTTGTGACGTGGTCATGCACCTCGCCGCTATCAACGGCACTGAGAACTTTTATAAACGGCCCGAACTCGTACTGGACGTCGGGATCAGAGGCGCGATCGCTGTCGTGAACGCCTGTCGCCGTGCCGGCGTGTTCGACCTGGTCGTCGCCTCGACCGCCGAGGTCTACCAGACGCCCGCCGTCGTGCCGACCCCTGAAACGGTTGCGTTGACGCTGCCTGACAGCTTGAACCCCCGATACTCCTATGGGGGCTCGAAGATCGCTTCGGAACTCATAGCATTCAACTACGCGCAAGAGCACTTCCGGAAAGTACAGGTATTTCGGCCTCATAATATCTATGGGCCCGACATGGGTTGGAAGCACGTTGTTCCCCAGTTCATCCTTCGGGCGGCAGAGTCGACACCCTCGGACAACCAGGCAGTCATACCGTTCGAGATCCAAGGTGACGGGTCAGAGACCCGCGCCTTCTGTTATGTCGAAGATGCTGTCGACGGCATTCTCAAGATGTATAGCAATGGCGAACATCGCGAAATCTACCATATTGGCAACGATCAGGAGGTCTCAATCCGGGGCCTGGTCGAAACGCTAGGATCCGTGATGGGATTGTCCCTGGCCATCCGGCCTTCGCCTGCCCCGCAAGGAGGCACTCCCAGACGCTGCCCGGACATCTCCAAAATGAGGAAACTCGGATACAGTCCCGCGGTCGATCTGGCGGAAGGGCTCCGGCGGACCTGTGAATGGTATCTGGCGCACCGTGATGTCGCAGCACCGAACGATCTGATGTGA
- a CDS encoding nucleotide sugar dehydrogenase: MSHNKYDVCVIGLGYVGLTLATVLSEVGLRVLGVEKRQSVVEMTANGRPHFSEAGLQEALSRVTSANRLVAVTELPEGLDCGIFIITVGTPLNSDGVARLDMIEAASGQVARYMADDALVILRSTVKIGTARNVVSPILRQSGKRFAVAMCPERTLEGRALQELRELPQIVGADDQATRDRASSLFRQLTSSVVQVSSLEAAEVIKLVDNTFRDVQFAFANEVARLCDAFGISAHEVISLGKLGYKRTNVPLPGLVGGPCLEKDPHILRESAQSRGIELEITRASRLVNERQPAETVSFISSKAKARGIADDAKIAILGMAFKGVPATDDLRGSMSSKVLHEIARERPKAAIYLYDPVVSREELAAHFPNCEVSQSLQDAVRDAAVVIIANNHPALAAVSPRGLAALMSANGFIYDYWNHFSSLTSEEKGSSYLAVGTSGVGEQH; this comes from the coding sequence TGTTCTCGGGGTAGAAAAGCGCCAGTCAGTCGTTGAGATGACCGCGAATGGACGCCCCCATTTCAGCGAGGCCGGTCTTCAGGAAGCCCTGTCGCGCGTCACGAGCGCCAACCGATTGGTTGCTGTCACGGAACTCCCAGAGGGACTCGATTGCGGCATCTTTATCATCACGGTTGGCACACCTCTTAATTCAGACGGAGTTGCGCGGCTGGACATGATCGAAGCTGCCTCGGGCCAAGTCGCCAGATATATGGCTGATGATGCGCTCGTGATCCTCCGCTCAACAGTCAAGATCGGGACTGCCCGGAATGTTGTGTCGCCCATCCTGCGCCAGTCGGGAAAGCGGTTCGCCGTTGCCATGTGCCCCGAGCGGACCCTTGAAGGGCGAGCGCTTCAGGAACTGAGAGAACTTCCGCAAATCGTCGGAGCCGACGATCAGGCCACTCGGGATCGGGCTTCCTCCCTCTTCCGCCAGTTGACCAGTTCGGTGGTACAGGTTTCGAGCCTGGAGGCAGCGGAGGTGATAAAGCTCGTCGACAATACATTCCGCGATGTCCAGTTTGCCTTTGCGAACGAAGTCGCCCGCCTTTGCGACGCCTTCGGCATCAGCGCGCATGAGGTGATTTCCCTCGGAAAGCTGGGCTACAAGCGGACCAACGTTCCGCTCCCGGGCCTTGTGGGCGGACCGTGCCTTGAAAAGGATCCCCACATCCTCCGGGAAAGTGCACAGAGCCGCGGAATCGAACTCGAGATCACCCGCGCGAGCAGGCTGGTCAATGAGCGGCAGCCTGCCGAAACTGTGAGCTTCATTTCATCCAAAGCGAAAGCTCGCGGCATCGCCGATGACGCCAAAATCGCAATTCTCGGCATGGCATTCAAGGGAGTGCCGGCCACGGATGATCTGCGCGGCTCGATGTCGTCAAAGGTCCTTCATGAAATTGCCAGGGAACGTCCTAAGGCGGCTATTTACCTCTATGACCCTGTGGTCAGCCGGGAGGAGCTGGCGGCTCACTTTCCCAATTGCGAAGTCTCGCAGAGCCTGCAGGACGCGGTCCGTGACGCCGCAGTTGTGATCATAGCGAACAACCACCCCGCGCTGGCGGCCGTATCTCCTCGCGGTCTGGCGGCACTGATGTCGGCGAACGGGTTCATCTACGATTATTGGAACCACTTCAGCAGTCTTACTAGCGAGGAAAAGGGATCCTCTTATCTGGCCGTGGGTACCTCAGGCGTCGGAGAGCAGCATTGA